The following proteins are co-located in the Planococcus plakortidis genome:
- a CDS encoding LacI family DNA-binding transcriptional regulator produces MAITIKDVAKLAEVSPATVSRVIADHPKITPKTKRKVRQAMEVLGYYPNFQARNLVVQKSKAIGVIMENSTTLAFQNPFFPEVLRGISVSAHQSQYGLYLSTGATEQEIYEEVVAMTQGKRVDGIILLYSKIDDKVMDYLLANGIPFSVVGRPYTRPEAISYVDNDNVAIAKQVVGYLVSLGHRDISFVGGASDFIVSADRLSGYRQALDQAGIPFSPDYVVTQEEMEGHEQQAIRNLMERKNPPTAIVTHDDLVAYEVISYLEDLDIAVPADVSIVGFNNHTLSSHLKPPLSTVDISIFDLGVEAANLVLEKINDGKAAPRNIIVPATLIERGSCQSL; encoded by the coding sequence ATGGCGATTACAATCAAAGACGTCGCGAAACTGGCCGAAGTCTCGCCGGCGACGGTTTCCAGGGTTATTGCGGACCATCCGAAGATCACCCCGAAAACAAAGCGCAAAGTACGGCAAGCCATGGAAGTGCTGGGGTATTACCCGAACTTCCAGGCGCGCAATTTGGTGGTTCAAAAAAGCAAAGCGATCGGCGTCATCATGGAAAACTCCACGACGCTCGCTTTCCAGAACCCGTTCTTCCCGGAAGTGTTGCGCGGCATTTCTGTCAGTGCCCATCAAAGCCAATATGGCCTGTATCTATCGACTGGCGCGACGGAGCAGGAAATCTATGAAGAAGTGGTGGCGATGACACAAGGGAAACGCGTCGACGGCATCATCCTGCTGTATTCGAAAATAGATGATAAAGTCATGGATTACCTGCTCGCAAACGGCATTCCGTTTTCCGTGGTGGGCCGGCCCTACACGCGCCCGGAGGCCATTTCCTATGTCGATAACGACAATGTTGCCATCGCGAAACAAGTGGTTGGCTATTTGGTTTCACTTGGGCACCGGGATATATCGTTTGTCGGCGGTGCCTCCGATTTCATCGTCTCTGCAGACCGCTTGAGCGGTTATCGGCAAGCGCTCGATCAAGCGGGGATTCCGTTCTCTCCGGATTATGTCGTCACACAGGAGGAAATGGAAGGCCACGAGCAGCAGGCAATCCGCAACTTGATGGAGCGAAAAAATCCGCCGACGGCCATCGTCACGCACGATGATTTGGTCGCCTATGAAGTGATCAGTTATCTGGAAGATTTGGATATTGCCGTGCCGGCCGATGTGTCGATTGTCGGGTTCAACAACCATACTTTGTCTAGCCATTTGAAACCGCCCCTCAGTACGGTGGACATCTCGATTTTCGACCTTGGAGTGGAAGCGGCGAACCTGGTGTTGGAAAAAATAAACGATGGCAAAGCAGCTCCCCGGAACATCATTGTCCCGGCGACATTGATCGAAAGGGGCTCTTGCCAAAGTCTTTGA
- a CDS encoding glycoside hydrolase family 13 protein: MEWWKKAVVYQIYPRSFMDSDGDGIGDLQGIISKLDYLKELGVDVLWLSPIYDSPNDDNGYDIRDYRKIMQEFGTMDDFDRMLDGIHERGMRLVMDLVVNHTSDEHRWFTERPDYYIWKGQPNNWRSFFSGSAWQFDETRQQYYLHLFSRKQPDLNWENEELRHEVYKMMRWWLDKGVDGFRMDVINMISKDQSFPDGIDGDGTPHFFNGPRVHEFLQEMNKNVLSDYDIVTVGEMPGAGTEDAKLYTGPGRNELNMIFTFEHMNLDQGPGGKWELQPLRLTDLKENLEKWQVELYGNGWNSLYWNNHDQPRIVSRFGNDGEYRKQSAKMLATCLHFLQGTPYIYQGEELGMTNVAFASIDEYRDIETLNMYKEKRAQGMQHENLMEAIHAKGRDNARTPMQWDASENAGFTKGNPWIPVNPNYPEINAGNREETDSVFRYYQKLIALRKEVEVITEGDFKLLFREDEEVFAYTRQTADEQLTVYCNFSATPRELPVPKGCVLIGNYPPQENQGAVQLRPYEALCFFDGNKNGGMDRGKDGENG, from the coding sequence ATGGAGTGGTGGAAAAAGGCAGTAGTATATCAAATTTACCCAAGAAGTTTCATGGACTCAGATGGCGATGGGATAGGCGATCTCCAAGGAATCATCAGCAAGCTGGATTATTTGAAGGAACTCGGTGTCGATGTGTTATGGCTATCGCCCATCTACGATTCCCCGAACGACGATAATGGCTACGATATCCGCGACTACCGGAAAATCATGCAGGAGTTCGGGACGATGGACGACTTCGACCGGATGCTTGACGGCATTCACGAGCGCGGCATGCGCCTGGTCATGGATTTGGTCGTCAACCATACTTCTGACGAGCACCGGTGGTTTACGGAACGTCCGGATTATTATATCTGGAAGGGCCAGCCGAACAATTGGCGGTCGTTCTTCAGCGGTTCGGCTTGGCAATTCGATGAAACAAGGCAGCAATATTACCTTCATCTGTTCTCCAGGAAACAGCCGGACTTGAACTGGGAAAACGAAGAGCTGCGACATGAAGTGTATAAGATGATGCGCTGGTGGCTCGACAAAGGCGTCGATGGTTTCCGCATGGACGTCATCAATATGATTTCGAAAGACCAATCCTTTCCCGACGGTATCGATGGCGATGGCACGCCGCATTTCTTCAATGGGCCGCGCGTCCATGAGTTTTTGCAGGAGATGAACAAAAACGTGCTATCCGATTACGACATCGTCACAGTCGGGGAAATGCCAGGTGCTGGGACAGAAGATGCCAAGCTATACACGGGGCCAGGACGCAACGAGCTGAACATGATCTTCACTTTCGAACATATGAACCTCGACCAGGGCCCGGGCGGAAAGTGGGAGCTCCAGCCATTGCGCCTTACGGATCTAAAGGAGAACCTGGAGAAATGGCAAGTGGAACTCTACGGAAATGGCTGGAACAGCTTGTATTGGAACAACCACGACCAGCCACGCATCGTCTCCCGTTTCGGGAATGATGGAGAGTACCGGAAGCAATCGGCAAAGATGCTCGCCACGTGCCTTCATTTCCTGCAAGGGACACCGTATATCTACCAAGGGGAAGAGCTTGGCATGACCAATGTGGCGTTCGCATCGATCGATGAGTATCGGGACATCGAGACCTTGAATATGTATAAGGAAAAGCGCGCGCAGGGCATGCAGCACGAGAATCTTATGGAGGCGATTCACGCGAAAGGCCGTGATAATGCCAGGACGCCGATGCAGTGGGATGCTTCCGAAAACGCAGGTTTCACAAAAGGCAACCCATGGATTCCGGTCAACCCGAATTATCCCGAAATCAATGCAGGAAACCGGGAGGAAACGGATTCCGTGTTCCGTTATTACCAAAAATTAATCGCGCTTAGAAAAGAAGTCGAAGTCATCACAGAGGGCGATTTCAAGTTGCTGTTCCGCGAGGATGAAGAGGTTTTTGCCTACACACGCCAAACGGCAGATGAGCAATTGACGGTTTACTGCAATTTTTCGGCTACGCCGCGTGAATTGCCGGTGCCAAAAGGCTGCGTGCTGATCGGGAATTATCCGCCTCAAGAAAACCAGGGGGCAGTGCAGCTCAGGCCATATGAAGCGTTATGTTTTTTTGACGGCAATAAAAATGGAGGAATGGATCGGGGGAAGGATGGGGAGAATGGATAA
- a CDS encoding ketopantoate reductase family protein, which yields MKILIAGAGAMACLTGGKLKASGEEVRLYNRLNSHVETINKQGLRIVEKDNSVTQIELEVVQDVKADEQVDVLLVLLKAQANEAVLGKLRGKLAEDTIIVTMQNGIGNAETIQQLFPKNTVISGTLGHGASVEHDGTILHRGWGTNYLGGIEEGRAGKTLEAFAEKLNKAGMKTAVSPDVHAVIWNKLFVNAAYNSITALTRLKNGDIINTQEGEGLLRTVTEEAVLVARAEGVDADAEAVIEECLRMGRQDIGSNKSSMLMDILKKRQTEIEAINGGIVKLGKKHGIETPVNASLAALIRIIEQNYKLRVGEPNVQK from the coding sequence ATGAAGATTTTAATTGCCGGGGCAGGAGCGATGGCGTGTTTGACTGGAGGCAAATTGAAGGCGAGCGGGGAAGAAGTACGTTTATACAACCGCTTGAATAGCCATGTCGAAACGATCAATAAGCAAGGTTTGCGGATCGTCGAAAAGGACAATTCAGTTACGCAAATCGAACTGGAAGTCGTACAGGATGTGAAGGCCGATGAGCAAGTGGATGTCCTGCTCGTCCTATTGAAAGCGCAAGCGAATGAAGCGGTGCTCGGAAAGCTGCGCGGTAAACTCGCTGAGGATACGATTATCGTCACGATGCAAAATGGCATCGGCAACGCCGAGACCATCCAGCAGCTGTTTCCGAAAAATACTGTCATCTCCGGAACACTCGGGCACGGGGCGAGCGTTGAACACGATGGCACGATTCTCCATAGGGGCTGGGGCACGAACTACTTGGGCGGTATCGAAGAAGGGAGGGCGGGCAAAACACTGGAAGCTTTCGCTGAAAAACTCAATAAAGCGGGCATGAAGACGGCAGTGTCGCCCGACGTCCATGCGGTCATTTGGAATAAGCTATTCGTCAATGCGGCATATAACTCCATCACAGCCCTGACCCGCCTGAAAAACGGGGACATCATCAATACGCAGGAAGGGGAAGGCTTGCTGCGCACGGTCACAGAAGAAGCGGTGCTCGTCGCCCGTGCGGAAGGCGTGGATGCGGACGCAGAAGCGGTCATCGAAGAATGCCTGAGAATGGGCCGCCAGGATATCGGCAGCAATAAGTCCTCGATGCTCATGGATATCCTGAAGAAACGCCAGACCGAAATCGAGGCCATCAACGGCGGCATTGTGAAATTGGGGAAAAAACACGGCATCGAAACGCCGGTCAATGCCAGCTTAGCGGCATTGATCCGGATTATCGAACAGAACTACAAGCTGCGCGTCGGCGAACCAAATGTACAAAAATAA
- a CDS encoding biotin transporter BioY → MTTSITRSSNHSRTLTLVHIAMFAALMAIGANISSFLIVGGVPITLQTFFAILAGILLGKRLGAASMIVYAAIGLAGVPVFAKFSGGMDTLISPTFGFILSYIFTAFAAGWIAEKMPSKKGFIVAALVATAVNYVFGTNWMYAAYKLWFAAPEGFTYGMAWAWMMVPLPKDVLLAVFAGLFGFRMQPIIKKYLP, encoded by the coding sequence ATGACAACTTCAATCACCAGATCCAGCAATCATTCGCGCACCTTAACACTCGTGCATATCGCCATGTTCGCAGCGCTCATGGCCATCGGTGCCAATATTTCTTCCTTCCTGATTGTCGGCGGGGTACCGATCACCTTGCAGACCTTCTTCGCGATTCTCGCCGGCATCCTGCTCGGCAAGCGCCTAGGCGCTGCTTCGATGATCGTCTATGCCGCAATCGGCCTTGCCGGCGTGCCGGTCTTTGCCAAGTTTTCGGGTGGGATGGATACATTGATATCGCCGACATTCGGTTTTATCCTATCCTATATCTTCACCGCTTTTGCAGCAGGCTGGATTGCGGAAAAGATGCCTTCCAAAAAAGGGTTTATCGTCGCCGCCCTTGTCGCGACAGCCGTCAATTATGTGTTCGGCACCAATTGGATGTACGCCGCTTATAAACTATGGTTTGCCGCGCCGGAAGGCTTCACTTACGGGATGGCATGGGCTTGGATGATGGTGCCTCTTCCAAAAGACGTGTTGCTCGCTGTTTTCGCCGGCCTATTCGGCTTCCGCATGCAACCCATCATCAAGAAATATTTGCCTTAA
- a CDS encoding glycoside hydrolase family 13 protein translates to MNRTWWKEAVAYQVYPRSFNDSNGDGIGDINGVTEKLDYLKELGIDVIWICPMYKSPNDDNGYDISDYQEIMDELGTMADFDRLLEEVHARGMKLIIDLVINHTSDEHPWFLESRSSLDNPKRDWYIWRDRPTNWESIFGGPAWEFDEKTGQYYLHIFSKKQPDLNWENKEVRQALYKMVNWWLDKGIDGFRVDAISHIKKDFSDLPIEEGKPWVPAWEKMMNVDGIQPLLAELRDETFAKYDIMTVGEANGVYAEDIDEWISEEDGKFNMVFQFEDLTLWDSDVKQGINVNDLKTVLTRWQKAVDGVGWNALFIENHDKPRVVSTWGNDGEYWRESATALACMYFFMQGTPFIYQGQEIGMTNAPFEEIHHYDDVHTHNLYFYNLAEGMEHEAIMTLLKSTSRDHSRTPMQWNGRENAGFTTGSPWLQMNPNFEWLNVESQMQDSASVLSFYKQMIFLRKSMDVLVYGTYDLIETDCEDVYAYTRTQGDEQVLILSNLGSTTCAWLEPEGAELLLANYEDRDMHQLKPYEARVYKLA, encoded by the coding sequence ATGAACAGAACATGGTGGAAAGAAGCCGTGGCGTATCAAGTGTATCCGCGCAGTTTCAATGACTCGAACGGGGACGGCATTGGGGATATCAACGGCGTCACGGAAAAACTGGATTATTTGAAGGAACTGGGGATCGATGTCATCTGGATCTGCCCGATGTATAAATCGCCGAATGACGATAATGGTTATGACATTAGCGATTACCAGGAAATCATGGATGAACTCGGGACGATGGCCGATTTCGACCGCTTGCTCGAAGAAGTGCATGCACGCGGCATGAAATTGATCATCGACCTGGTCATCAACCATACGAGCGATGAGCATCCATGGTTTTTGGAATCACGCTCATCACTCGACAACCCGAAACGCGACTGGTATATTTGGCGCGACCGCCCGACCAATTGGGAAAGCATCTTCGGCGGGCCGGCATGGGAATTCGACGAGAAGACCGGGCAATATTATTTGCACATCTTCTCGAAAAAACAGCCGGACTTGAACTGGGAAAACAAGGAAGTTCGTCAAGCGCTTTACAAAATGGTCAATTGGTGGCTCGATAAAGGCATCGACGGGTTCCGCGTCGATGCCATCAGCCACATCAAGAAAGACTTCAGCGATTTGCCGATCGAAGAAGGCAAACCGTGGGTACCGGCATGGGAAAAAATGATGAATGTCGATGGCATCCAGCCTTTGCTTGCGGAACTGCGCGATGAGACCTTTGCGAAATACGACATCATGACGGTCGGGGAAGCGAACGGCGTCTATGCGGAAGATATCGATGAGTGGATCAGCGAAGAAGACGGCAAATTCAATATGGTGTTCCAATTCGAGGATCTGACACTGTGGGACAGCGATGTCAAACAAGGCATCAACGTCAATGACCTGAAAACCGTCTTGACGCGCTGGCAAAAAGCGGTCGATGGCGTCGGCTGGAATGCGTTGTTCATCGAAAACCACGATAAGCCGCGCGTCGTCTCGACTTGGGGCAATGATGGTGAATACTGGCGTGAAAGTGCGACAGCGCTCGCTTGCATGTATTTCTTCATGCAAGGGACGCCGTTCATCTATCAAGGCCAGGAAATCGGCATGACCAATGCGCCGTTCGAGGAAATCCATCATTATGACGATGTCCATACGCATAATCTGTATTTCTACAATTTGGCGGAAGGCATGGAACATGAGGCGATCATGACCTTATTGAAATCGACGAGCCGTGACCATTCCCGTACGCCGATGCAATGGAACGGGAGAGAGAATGCCGGATTCACGACAGGCTCTCCATGGCTGCAGATGAACCCGAACTTCGAATGGCTCAATGTCGAAAGCCAGATGCAAGATTCGGCATCCGTGTTGTCGTTCTATAAGCAAATGATTTTCTTGCGGAAAAGCATGGATGTGCTGGTCTATGGAACCTACGATTTGATCGAGACCGACTGCGAGGATGTTTACGCTTATACGCGCACGCAAGGCGACGAACAGGTGCTCATCCTGTCGAATCTCGGAAGCACGACCTGCGCCTGGCTGGAACCGGAAGGCGCAGAACTGCTGCTGGCCAATTACGAAGACCGCGATATGCATCAATTAAAACCATATGAAGCTCGTGTGTATAAGCTCGCTTAA
- a CDS encoding ABC transporter substrate-binding protein: MKELKFSKGLLASVLLSAGALAACSSGDDGATAEDGDQVTVDIFQFKVEFKDQFEAVVAQYEEENPDVNIEITTVGGGEDYGAALRSRFASGNEPAIFNIGGPQDVADWKDNLTDLSDTGAADAALEGTLDGVTVESEVLGLPYNQEGYGFIYNTRLFEEAGIDAASITDYASLEEAVKTLDSKKDELGLESVFALPGKETWVTGLHLSNTFLAPEFDNNVLTAYDADTVEFEYGEGFKKILDLQNEYSKQPTVSLDYSQQVEELFSLERVAIIQQGNWVYGSIAGIDQELADSGIGMMPIPVEGLEDGGLPVGVPMYWGVNSNQDEEVVTASKDFLDWLYTSDTGKTAVLEDFKFIPAYEGYDTSKITDPMSKAIYDASEAGETIGWVFMGYPTGWGEDELGANIQKYLSDEASWDEVVDSAKAAWESSRGE; the protein is encoded by the coding sequence ATGAAGGAATTGAAGTTCAGCAAGGGGTTGTTGGCATCTGTATTGCTGTCAGCCGGCGCACTCGCAGCGTGCAGTTCAGGGGATGACGGAGCGACTGCAGAAGACGGAGATCAAGTAACGGTCGATATCTTCCAATTCAAAGTGGAATTCAAAGACCAGTTTGAAGCTGTCGTCGCTCAGTACGAAGAAGAAAATCCGGACGTCAACATCGAAATTACGACAGTCGGTGGCGGGGAAGATTATGGCGCTGCACTCCGGTCCCGTTTTGCTTCAGGCAATGAGCCGGCCATTTTCAATATCGGCGGGCCACAGGACGTAGCGGACTGGAAAGACAATTTGACGGACCTATCCGATACAGGAGCAGCGGATGCGGCGCTTGAAGGCACGCTCGACGGGGTAACGGTCGAATCGGAAGTGCTCGGATTGCCGTATAACCAGGAAGGCTACGGATTTATCTACAATACACGTTTGTTTGAGGAAGCGGGAATCGATGCCGCCTCCATTACGGATTATGCAAGCTTGGAAGAAGCGGTGAAGACACTTGATTCGAAAAAAGACGAACTTGGCCTTGAATCTGTCTTCGCATTGCCAGGAAAAGAGACGTGGGTAACGGGGCTTCATTTGTCGAACACGTTTCTCGCGCCTGAATTCGATAATAATGTCTTGACGGCATACGATGCAGATACGGTGGAATTTGAATACGGCGAGGGCTTCAAAAAAATCCTCGATCTACAGAACGAGTATTCGAAGCAGCCGACCGTGAGCCTCGATTATTCGCAGCAAGTGGAAGAATTGTTCTCGCTTGAACGCGTGGCAATCATCCAGCAAGGAAACTGGGTATACGGTTCGATTGCAGGAATCGACCAGGAACTTGCGGATTCAGGCATCGGCATGATGCCGATCCCGGTTGAAGGTTTGGAAGACGGCGGATTGCCGGTCGGCGTGCCGATGTATTGGGGCGTCAACTCGAACCAAGATGAAGAAGTCGTCACGGCCTCAAAAGATTTCCTCGATTGGCTCTACACGTCCGATACTGGAAAAACGGCCGTTTTGGAAGACTTTAAATTCATCCCGGCATACGAAGGATACGACACATCCAAAATCACCGATCCGATGTCCAAAGCGATTTATGATGCTTCAGAAGCCGGTGAAACAATCGGCTGGGTCTTCATGGGCTATCCGACCGGCTGGGGCGAAGATGAACTCGGCGCGAACATCCAGAAATATTTGAGCGATGAAGCGAGCTGGGACGAAGTGGTCGATTCAGCGAAAGCGGCATGGGAATCAAGCCGCGGGGAGTAA
- a CDS encoding carbohydrate ABC transporter permease, with protein MRTKDLSYWLFLAPVLLALALVVIVPMLLGLFYSFTAWNGIQTGEFVGFQNYLNLFTDERFLDSLWFTTKFSVVSVILINFIGLSLALIVTSKIKTSSLLRTTFFMPNLIGGLILGFIWQFIFLKVFASVGEAVGMDSLQAWLSTTETGFWGLVILMSWQMAGYIMVIYIAYLEGLPKELIEAAEIDGASTAQRFRYIIFPLVAPAFTVSMFLTLSNTFKLYDQNLSLTAGGPYNSTEMVAMEIFKTAFVQNAFAYAQAKAIIFFLIVAVISLVQVYINKRREVEM; from the coding sequence ATGCGTACAAAGGATTTATCCTATTGGTTGTTTTTAGCGCCTGTTTTGCTGGCGCTGGCACTTGTCGTGATTGTGCCGATGCTGCTTGGGCTTTTCTACTCATTCACGGCATGGAACGGCATCCAGACCGGCGAATTCGTCGGCTTCCAGAATTACCTGAATTTGTTCACGGATGAGCGCTTCCTTGACTCGCTTTGGTTTACGACGAAATTCTCGGTCGTATCCGTCATTTTGATCAATTTCATCGGGCTATCGCTCGCATTGATCGTCACGTCGAAAATCAAGACAAGCAGCTTGCTGCGCACGACCTTTTTCATGCCGAACTTGATCGGCGGATTGATCCTCGGGTTCATCTGGCAGTTCATTTTCCTGAAAGTGTTCGCGAGTGTCGGCGAAGCGGTCGGCATGGATAGCTTGCAGGCTTGGCTGTCGACGACTGAAACCGGGTTTTGGGGCTTGGTCATATTGATGAGCTGGCAGATGGCGGGGTACATCATGGTCATCTATATCGCTTATTTGGAAGGCTTGCCAAAGGAATTGATTGAAGCGGCTGAAATCGACGGGGCATCGACGGCTCAGCGCTTCCGCTACATTATCTTCCCACTCGTCGCACCGGCCTTCACTGTCAGCATGTTCCTGACTTTGTCGAATACCTTCAAGCTGTACGACCAGAACTTGTCGCTGACAGCTGGCGGCCCGTACAATTCGACGGAAATGGTCGCCATGGAGATTTTCAAGACAGCGTTCGTGCAAAATGCGTTCGCCTACGCGCAGGCAAAAGCGATCATTTTCTTCCTGATCGTCGCTGTCATTTCACTGGTACAAGTGTATATCAATAAACGCCGGGAGGTCGAAATGTAA
- a CDS encoding carbohydrate ABC transporter permease, translating to MRNRWNIKVEVLGVLLAILWLLPFYLMFVNSFKSKKEIFLDTTSPPEAWSFDNYITAFQELDFLTTLFNSLLITVVSVVLIVLFSAMAAYALSRAKSKISTILFFLFVSAMLIPFQSVMIPLVTVFGQFDMLNRGGLIFMYIGFGASLSIFLYHGALNNIPKSLDEAAKIDGANRWQVFWHIIFPILKPITVTVAILNIIWIWNDYLLPSLVINTTGSETIPLKMFFFFGEYTKQWHLALAGLTLAIIPVIIFYFFAQRSIIKGVSDGAVK from the coding sequence ATGCGCAACCGCTGGAATATTAAAGTCGAGGTGCTTGGCGTTTTGCTGGCGATTCTCTGGCTATTGCCTTTTTACTTGATGTTCGTCAATTCATTCAAGTCGAAAAAAGAGATTTTCCTCGATACGACGAGCCCTCCGGAAGCCTGGAGCTTCGATAACTACATCACGGCATTCCAGGAACTCGATTTTCTTACAACCTTGTTCAATTCCTTATTGATCACCGTCGTCAGTGTCGTCTTGATCGTCCTGTTCTCGGCGATGGCAGCTTACGCGTTATCGCGTGCGAAAAGCAAGATATCCACAATTCTCTTTTTCCTGTTCGTCTCGGCGATGCTCATCCCGTTCCAATCGGTCATGATCCCGCTCGTCACGGTATTCGGCCAGTTTGATATGCTCAACCGCGGCGGGTTGATTTTCATGTATATCGGTTTCGGTGCGAGCCTGTCGATTTTCCTGTATCATGGTGCTTTGAATAATATCCCGAAATCGCTCGATGAAGCGGCAAAAATCGACGGGGCGAACCGTTGGCAAGTGTTTTGGCATATCATTTTCCCGATCCTCAAGCCGATCACTGTCACGGTCGCCATACTCAATATCATCTGGATCTGGAACGATTATCTCCTGCCGTCGCTTGTCATCAACACGACCGGCAGTGAAACGATTCCGCTGAAGATGTTCTTCTTCTTCGGCGAATATACGAAACAATGGCATTTGGCGCTCGCTGGCCTTACGCTCGCGATCATTCCTGTCATCATCTTTTATTTCTTTGCCCAACGCTCGATCATCAAAGGTGTCTCGGATGGCGCTGTAAAATAA
- a CDS encoding ROK family protein — MDKVIGVDIGGTKIRMGVINEKGQILAERQVKTEFPLYPYLERQVLSFLGEHPDVSAIGVGTHGFVDSKAGRIVFAGDMLPGWTGTEVKAPLEQATGRSVEVENDANCAALAEAKFGAAEGLGRVVCITLGTGLGGGIIWDGKLLSGGPHGGAAELGHMILYPHGARCACGRHGCAEQYLSGTALVRRIKEAGLTVTPTELFELAETDAQAQKLVTEFTEDLAIYISSLQAIFDMDMLIIGGGVSESASSWSGELKRQLAKVLLNPLPVEVARFENDAGMLGAALLVLNK, encoded by the coding sequence ATGGATAAAGTAATCGGTGTAGACATCGGGGGAACAAAAATCCGCATGGGGGTCATCAATGAAAAGGGGCAAATACTCGCAGAGCGGCAAGTGAAAACGGAGTTTCCGCTCTATCCTTATTTAGAACGCCAGGTATTATCATTTTTGGGGGAGCATCCCGATGTTTCCGCCATCGGTGTCGGGACGCATGGATTTGTCGACTCGAAAGCTGGGCGCATCGTCTTTGCCGGTGACATGCTGCCGGGATGGACGGGGACGGAGGTTAAAGCGCCGCTCGAACAGGCGACGGGGAGAAGTGTGGAAGTGGAGAACGATGCCAATTGCGCGGCGCTTGCCGAAGCGAAATTCGGGGCTGCCGAGGGGCTTGGGCGTGTCGTCTGCATTACGCTCGGCACTGGGCTTGGGGGCGGCATCATCTGGGACGGCAAGCTCTTGAGCGGCGGCCCGCACGGCGGGGCTGCAGAACTTGGCCATATGATCCTGTATCCGCACGGTGCACGTTGCGCTTGCGGCCGGCATGGCTGCGCCGAGCAATATCTCTCGGGCACGGCACTCGTTCGCCGCATCAAGGAAGCAGGGCTCACAGTGACGCCGACCGAATTATTCGAACTGGCGGAAACAGATGCCCAGGCACAAAAGCTGGTCACCGAATTCACTGAAGACTTGGCGATCTACATCAGCAGCCTGCAGGCCATCTTCGACATGGACATGCTCATCATCGGCGGCGGTGTCTCGGAATCGGCTTCGTCATGGAGCGGTGAATTGAAGCGCCAATTGGCGAAAGTGCTGTTGAACCCATTGCCGGTGGAAGTGGCGCGTTTTGAAAATGATGCCGGCATGCTCGGGGCTGCCCTGCTCGTTTTAAATAAATGA